GCTGATGCAGTATCAGGCCATCTCCAACCTTGTCTCCATCCCCCATAATGCGGGAAATATTTGGGGGAATTTAGCTCCAACCCTCCCCCATTTTTGTCCCTAAAATGGGGAATGAATAGTGTTCCCTCAAATATGGGGTACACTATTTATCTCCCCCATTACTATTCAtcacttttttattattatttattcttttaatttatctttgtatatatacctaattatgtttatgtaatgtctttataatattaatattatatcttaactttggtgtataattttgataaattaattttcgtgcatttattatttttatgtagaaaTGGCAGTAGATGAAAATCAACGATTTCAAGAATTTTTATTTCGACATAGAAGAATTAAGGACAAAGATGCTCATTTTGCACTTCGTAATGCATTAATAGATCATTTATGAGAGAATACTAGAGGTTGAAGTTGAATATTCATCTAGTATTTCGAATAAATTTTATCGTtatgtaatatgtatttaattaatcttgcATCGCAataatttcacttttatttgaattattagttaatctataataattgcttacaaattatattatttaaaattttatggaattgttttaattttggaaattacaaattaataaaaataaaagatggaatttgtttaatggaaattaaaaaatgaaattgaaatgaaagataattatataatatagaagagagagaagaatataaaaaagtttgGGGGAAAAATGAGGGAATAGTTGGAATAAGTTATCCCCAAAATGAGGAAATCTCCATTTTGAGGACCAAAAATGGGGTAAAGGTTGGAGATGCCCTCGGAATCCACAATATGAATTTTTAGTGACAGACACTGACAAGAATAAAGAATTACCACAGAAGAGTTATTTCCACACAACATATTTAAATGGCACCAAATAAGTTAAAAGAACAACCCAATTCTTTGCTAAAGTAATCAAGTTAAATCTTAAAAGGTATGTTTTCCCATGCTGCTCTcctacaaaaataaataataagggACATAGATCTGATTGTTAAGGATCTCCACAAAGTATGATATCCAAATTTCAGTGCTGGACAACACATTTCAGTTACAAACTATGCATGGACAATTGCAGAGGAATATTTCCAATATGGCTTGGATCATcttcaaaaatagtttgtcatATATACAACACCGTCGATATAGCAAGAGAGGTAGTATTTGCATGTGTACTCGTAGATAGGGAGACAGCTCACCCGCAGAGCTGGTGGAAATTTCTGTAAACATCATATAAAAGAACTAAGATCCTTGAAACCATTTGTCAACAGCTCACCGGACTTGGGCGTGTTTGACACCAGAAAAAGCTCTTGTGAGAATTAGCAGTGAAATACTCTAACTCTTAAGGGCAGAGATACTTCTCAAAGAATGGAGAACTATCTAATTTCAACAGCAAAAGCTAATTATTAGCCCTTTTCAACTTGCACGCACCTCATTAGCCCGACAAGCATCTTTGTCGGGTAAACTGGCTCACCAAGACTCAAGCAAATGGGCTCACACTTATGTTGTAGCAGGGATTTATACCAAAGATGTCCAATTACTCATATCCCTCAACCGCTCAACCATCTCTTTGGGGACTAATTTAACCATAAAGAATGAGAATGCAGCAGAGAATTACAAAACTCGAAATTGCTAATTAGGGACTATTTTGATCTTGTCCCTCTCACAAATATCTTCTCTGCAAACCAATTCACATGACTCCAACCCCCAACTCGAACCACACTAAAGTTGACACCTTGAAAGCAAACCGCATAGCTGTTGCGCCAAAAACCACATACTCATCTAGAACTACAGTAAGGGTCCGCCATATGTAATTACTAGGGTAGTAATTACACAGCCTGATAATTACATAGTATTGTAACTACAATGGCCGGTTTGTTTATCATGATTTAATTACAGTGTAACTATTTGTCTCATGTTTGGTTGTacaagtgtaattatataaataaataaatatttttccaTATTAATATGTAAATAATTTTCACTGTGTGataaatatttatatgtataatAGATATTAGATATTATCATATATTGAAAaagcataaaaaatatattaaataattataaagtaaacagataatatcataaaaatAATTGGTATCATCTATAATTGCATAAATTATTTGTCATTGATTATCCAAGATCTTACGAGCAACTCACTTCAAAAGTAAATATTCTAATATATTAAAGTTCTCTAATTCTATTTTAATGGCATAAATTAGGGGAAAACACAAAGATTTTTTCCCACACAAATAGTACCACTTTTTTTTATATAGATCCATCTTTCCTATTTCCAATATAATACATTATTACAATCTGAAAACTGAATATGACAAGAAATGATATTTGTATGCATTAGTTGTAGCTTAATTCACAAGCGTTGAACTTACCTGGAGTCTGTTGACCATGGGAATGTAATCattctttttcttaaaaactacTCCTTCTATCTCAAATTATCTGTCGTGTTTCTCTTTTTACACGCCCTTTAAGAAACATTAATTAGGAAAGAGAAATCTCTCTTCattgaatatttattctatttatgtgtTATCTCCATTTTCAAGAACAATGATTACTAGgggtaaaaaaggaaaaagataatcTATTTTGTCCTGAACttataaaataacaaataatttgagacaactatttttagtaaccACGACTGATAGCATGAGACGGAGGGAGTATTCTTCTACCAAATTTCACCCTTCTAAAATTGAAAGGTCAAAAATTCTAGCGCACAACACGATAGCTCAAGGCATCGTGAagttaagaaaataaaaaagttcAATAAGGAGTCAGCTATCAAGAAAGTATGCAATAATAAAGGGGGGAAAAAAGAGCTTACCTGGAGTGGAATTGCAGAGACGCCGTTGAGAAGAAGTAAAGTAGAAATGCTCTGCCTTTCCTATCTTTTTTGTTTCACAGATGAATAATATAATATTGAATGGAAAAAAAATTTGGAAAGGTTGCCTTGTAGTTAGATCATGTAATTACACCCAATTCTTTAAACCCCCCTCCCCCAACCCCcaattggagagtgtaattacTCCCTCCCAATTACACTCAATTCCTCACCAACCAAGTAAAACATGCCAAAGTGTGTAATTACACCCAATTCCCACGTGACTTTCCAAACAGGCTCTAAATGTTATAACTCATCCAGAACTGTACCTCCAAGCAGTAGGCAGCTTCTACTTTAGTAACACCAAATATTACAGCTACATAAATTGAAAAAGATTGTAATCTTCCCACTTAGAGGCAGCAAATACTCCTTAAGCACCAACATAAATTTCACAACTGACTAAGTTAAGGTGGAGGAACAGATAAATTGGTAACCAACCAAAAGAAAGATAATATAGAAGAATAACCACAAAGCTGAATACATACAGGACCAATCAGATAGCTGATTTTGAAAGTAAAAAGTAAGTAGTAAACAGAAACCATCAGTCACATCTTCCTTCACAGTACAGTAGCTGCAGATCTAGGGTATATGTTCTTCAATTTTGGACTCAGTTAGGTCATGACTCATGCCTCAGAATATTAAAGACGCTTATGAAAGCTGGAGTTTGTGAAAAGTGGATAAAGCCATCAAGAAAATTTGGAAAATGAATCTTGCAAACATTTTTTGGAGTGTATGGACAAAAAAACCGCAGATGGTTTGATGGAATCTCAACTCCAAACCACTCCTTGAAGGCTAAATTTCTATTGAGTCTATTTGGTAGGAACAACCTGAACCCTATAAATAATGTTGATCCTTTTTTGTACTTTATTAGCTCCCTGACTTTAGTGTAGTCTCATATTTGGCTAACCCCcctgatttttttgtttttgctagCTCCTCCGTTTAGCATCGCATCATGTACCAGAGCTAGCACATCTTTTTTTTGTACTTATTGCATCTTCTCGATGCCAGTAATGAAACATCTTACTTCATCAAACAAAAGTAAGAAATAACTACATTAAAAGATGACATGTCAACGTATAAGGCAACTGTATAATAGGCAACAATATTGTTAGCACACCAACTATTTGTGTGGTAACAAGAAGACAACTAACAATGGAGTTACTAACAAAGCAATACCATGCTATCAGATTGGGTCATTGGGATTACATTTGAATGATTAAGCAGTACCGTCACATCACACATGTCAGCACAAATGAGAAATTAGAACCACTGCATAAGCTCGTAGGACCAGCAAAATTTACACATGAACGGACTAGAGCAGAATGATACTACAGACTAGGGTTAAGTAAAAAGTTAATTAAGGTTCAATCTACATGTCTCAGTAGATTTTGACTTCAACAAAGAATATTAAGAAATATCTCCTATATCCTCACAAAGTGATGTCCAATGTCCTATATCCTCACAAAGTGATGTCAAATGcatattttgttttgttcttttttttttttgataaggtaaagtTGTGATGTAAATGCATAGTAATGGTGTAACAACATCTGACCTAATACTTTTTCCCTTATGCGGTTAATCTGGTACAGAAGGGTGGCTGAAACCAGGACACTATTCCAGGAGCAGTCTGAAGATCCGGCTGGTTCCCTATCTGCAGCAGAACTCATAACTACAGAAAATGCTTTGCCAATACATTTAGCTAGAGAACTTTAGCTCATTCGAAGCTCACTTAGAATCTGTTCCACCCTATATGTGATATGTCTAATATGCTGCTGTTAGAATTTAGAAATAAAGTAGAAAGAAGATTTGTTAAACTACGTGATTCTAGACTCACAACCCAGAGTACTGTTTTAACAGTAGCTACTGAGACCTACATACCCAAAATCACAAAACATAGTCTTTCATAAGAGTACGGAGAATTGTTGGCATGAGTGAGTACAGATCTAAGAAAGCATAATGAATTTCCGCAAACTCAGATCTAGCTCTAATCACATTAAGCTACAAACCTCAGAGAAACGGCATTTAAAAACCAAACATTATCAGCTTACACATAAAAATTTTATGCCTCCATTTTCTATTAAACAACATAATTTCTACATGTAACAGCAGTAACACCAAAATTAAAGTAAAACAACATACAAAAGGATCAAGCATCAGCCCCCTCTTCAGACTTCCCTCCAAACGGATCATGAGATGGACCAGTATCCTGACCAATATGGCGTTGCACAAGGCGCTGCAAATCAGCCATAACCTTCTGCTCACGCTTAGCCTTCTCCTCATAGTTAAACATGGCCAAGGCTCGCTTGTCTTCAGCGCTGTAAACTTGGTTTTCCTTCCTAATACGAATAGCATTCATCCTTTGATGCCTACTACCACTCATCACATATCCAAGACCCTCGAATTTTGAAATCTCATCAGCTGAAAGACCCACTTCACCTCTACGCGGAATACGCTTCCCTTGCTGAACATATTGGGCAATAGCATCACCTTCACCAGGCCTAAGTGCCCCACCATAGCTTATATGCCCTTCAGCCCTTGGCAATGGCATCGGACCAACTTGCGGCTCATTATCCAAATTACTCTTTTTTCTTGCCTCAATCAGTTCTTTGAATTCAAGCAACTCACTATCAACTTCATCTATCGTTAGTTCATCAGCCTTCTCATTAATTCCAGCTTCCCCATCCAATTCCAAGCTTTTTTCTGGTATGTCACTATCCTCATCATCCTTCTTTTTCTTACTCTTCAAAGCGCGCTTTTGCTTCTTACTAGCATCAGAATCATCACTATCACTCTCTTGGCTTTGGCTCTTACTCTCACTACTCTCACTCTCATCCGAATagctttttcttttgctttttttcttcTTACCCCTTTTATCTCTCCTTCTACTACTTTGTTTTCTCCTCGACTTCTTCCTTCGTCttctcctctcttcttcttctgaatCATTGCTCGACTCTTCCTCCGATTCACTCTCACTCTCCCTTCTCGATCTCCTACTTCTACGTCTAGACCTcgatttctttctctttttagaTTTCCTCGATTCCAAATCCTCGGAGGATTCGGAATCTGAAGCCTCTGAATCAGAATCTGAGGCCTCTGATTCAGATTTGCTAAATTTCAAATCTTTTTTGGATTCAGCATCTTTCTTGACCTTCTCATCTACACTTTTTTCGACGATTTCATCAGGTTCATCGTACTCTGGTTCATTTTCATTCCTAGGTGGACTAGGTGTGCAATTCCAAATACAATTCTTCAACTGTTTCCTCAATTTCTGACGCTTTAGCCTTCGGTACTCTTCAAAATTCAAGCCTTTAGCTTTAAGCTCATCATCCGAATCTGAATCTGCAATTTTTCCATTCCTATAATCTCTATCAAGGTAGGGTTGCTTAGCACGTCCGAATCTTCTAGGCGGCTCATTCGTAGGACTCGGTCTACGGTACAAACGATCGGGAGAATACGATCGCCGATTGTTTCGGCCGTTAGGTTGCTGGCCTCTATAGGGACTGTATGCCGGACTACGACTGCGGCTACGGCTCCCGCTGAGACTCCGGCTCCGGCTACGATTTCGGTTTCTGATAGGGCTACGGCTACGGCTTCGATAGCGGCGGCGTTGAGGGGAGTAACGGCCGCCGTCACCGTTCCGGTAGCTGCGATGCCTTTCGTCGGAGATTTCAACGACGGAGGCGAGTCTACCCATGggaattagggtttcgaaaattGCAAGTCGAAGAAGGTAACGCAGTTTAACAAGCCGttctggaaaaaaaataaaaacttaacAAGTCGGGTTTTTCTTATAGCACGATCTTACCTCCCTTTAAGCTCTAAAGTTGTCATTGTCACACATATTCATGGTTTTAAAATTTAACAAATATTTGCTTAACTTTTTTTGCTTATTTTAATGCTTTAATGTTTTGTTTACCAAAATAATCCTTTAATTAAATCTTCTCTAGACCTATTTAACAcattttactttaattttattcttttgcacaacaaaaatataatataaatttaatttttcctttcaaattaagcaaataaaaaTCTATATCTATTGTCTATTATggatatctatatctatattattataaaagcacgaataatttATGTTAAATATTGAACGACTAAAATATTCTCGAAATATTGATCGATTTTTATAACCTTAAATATTTATATAACTTGAAGATACAATTGTAAATCACGTAAGACTGGAATTCTTTTCCCATTTAAACTACACTTGACAAGCCTACAAAGTTGATTTTGGGTCAAACTAACTTGGAATTTGCAACTAAATATATCACTTAATTAATTAATAAGTATTTCAACGTGGATATGAAGCACAATtatggaagaaaaagaaaaatcgaaCATAAATTGAGAATTCATTATTGTGGCACTTTGAGAATATTCTGCTCACGAATATTCAAGACTGTTGTTGCCCCCCtttgttttaaattgttattAAATTTTGTACATAGTGAATAACAATTCAGAATATCTATTCAActtaaattttataatttttgataCGCACTTCGTAATATTTCACACAAGATATTCTAAACCACCTCTTtacttgaattttcttttatgtCAAGGGAATTTAACAACTtatacataattaaagaaatttaGTTTTGCTCTATTTGTAAATATAATTTTCAAATGAAGAAGATTTACTTGAGTCCCTATTCTTTAACCTTTTTCCGTCACTAAATATATTCGTGTGTTGCAAGAACATAGAGAAtaatctatatttatattattataaaagcacaaatattCTAATACTAAATGTTAACGACAAAATATTCTTGACATATTGATAAACTTTTATGCCCTAAATTATTTCTTTAAAGAAGCAATATGATATTGGATAAAATTGTAGTATTGAGTATAATTCTTTTAGGACTCTATATCGTCACTCCCAACATGCTTGCTATAGAGGATAGAATTTCTATTCTTCTTGGACATCAACACCTCAATGCCAACTTTCCTTGTACAACAGTACAAGATATAATCCTAATTCTTTCCTTCTAAATATTTCAAGTTTATGATACAAGTTAAGGAGTGTCTCTACTCCTTCTTTGTTTTAATGAGTGTGTCTCTACTACTATATcactcccaaatataaatattttactACTAATATTTTTCAAGTCTTTCTCGGGTTTGATGAGCAAGAATCTAACGACAAATAGATGAACACATGCCGTCTGAATATTCTATGGGAATTGAGTGAAAATTTAAATAGCCCGAAATTAATTATATCTTTTAGTTCCCATCACATTAacttatttaattaaaaaaatttattttatttatacaaaacatttttaacatattttaaaTC
The Nicotiana sylvestris chromosome 11, ASM39365v2, whole genome shotgun sequence DNA segment above includes these coding regions:
- the LOC104221330 gene encoding uncharacterized protein; its protein translation is MGRLASVVEISDERHRSYRNGDGGRYSPQRRRYRSRSRSPIRNRNRSRSRSLSGSRSRSRSPAYSPYRGQQPNGRNNRRSYSPDRLYRRPSPTNEPPRRFGRAKQPYLDRDYRNGKIADSDSDDELKAKGLNFEEYRRLKRQKLRKQLKNCIWNCTPSPPRNENEPEYDEPDEIVEKSVDEKVKKDAESKKDLKFSKSESEASDSDSEASDSESSEDLESRKSKKRKKSRSRRRSRRSRRESESESEEESSNDSEEEERRRRRKKSRRKQSSRRRDKRGKKKKSKRKSYSDESESSESKSQSQESDSDDSDASKKQKRALKSKKKKDDEDSDIPEKSLELDGEAGINEKADELTIDEVDSELLEFKELIEARKKSNLDNEPQVGPMPLPRAEGHISYGGALRPGEGDAIAQYVQQGKRIPRRGEVGLSADEISKFEGLGYVMSGSRHQRMNAIRIRKENQVYSAEDKRALAMFNYEEKAKREQKVMADLQRLVQRHIGQDTGPSHDPFGGKSEEGADA